In Halobaculum limi, one DNA window encodes the following:
- a CDS encoding FUN14 domain-containing protein — protein MPAFDVIAQLGIDPQKLGLELGTGAVVGGIIGFAAKKIAKLLAVIVGLELALFKFLESRGVLTVNWDKLGATFMSAGEAATANQPPTWVQSILSTLSVSAGFTGGFFIGFKRG, from the coding sequence ATGCCAGCGTTCGACGTGATCGCACAGTTGGGCATCGACCCGCAGAAACTCGGCCTCGAACTCGGGACCGGCGCGGTCGTCGGCGGCATCATCGGGTTCGCGGCCAAGAAGATCGCGAAACTCCTCGCGGTGATCGTCGGCCTCGAACTCGCGTTGTTCAAGTTCCTCGAATCCCGCGGCGTCCTGACGGTCAACTGGGACAAACTCGGCGCGACGTTCATGTCCGCAGGGGAAGCCGCGACCGCGAACCAGCCCCCGACGTGGGTGCAGAGCATCCTCTCGACGCTGTCCGTCTCGGCGGGCTTCACCGGCGGCTTCTTCATCGGCTTCAAGCGCGGATAA